One region of Qipengyuania sp. SS22 genomic DNA includes:
- the argJ gene encoding bifunctional glutamate N-acetyltransferase/amino-acid acetyltransferase ArgJ codes for MDLTPSPLARPFPALPAIDGVTLRVARAGYKTWDRSDLTYVELAAGCAVAGVFTKSACASSEVEMGREQVAHGRARALIVNAGNSNAFTGYRGREAVEQIVAQVAEALHCPGDEVFVSSTGVIGVPLPKDKARAGVAAVLEAESCGWEEAASAIGTTDTFTKGAAAAAFIGDQRVELAGIIKGSGMIAPDMATMLGYVFTDAAVAPAFLQEMLSKANEETFSCITVDGDTSTSDTVLLFATGKAGNAPLTSWDDPGADAFYAALHDVCRELALLVVRDGEGAQKFIEIAVTGAADDASARRVGLAIANSPLVKTAIAGGDANWGRVVMAVGKAGEPADRDRLSIGFGGTWAARDGQPVADYDEAPVAAHLAGQDIRIEVDIGLGRGRATVWTCDLTHGYISINADYRS; via the coding sequence ATGGATCTTACGCCTTCCCCGCTCGCCCGCCCCTTCCCCGCGCTGCCGGCAATCGACGGGGTGACGCTGCGCGTGGCGCGCGCTGGCTACAAGACCTGGGACCGGTCCGATCTGACCTATGTCGAGCTCGCCGCCGGGTGTGCCGTAGCCGGGGTCTTCACCAAGTCGGCCTGCGCTTCCAGCGAGGTCGAGATGGGCCGCGAGCAGGTGGCACACGGCCGCGCGCGGGCGCTGATCGTCAATGCGGGCAATTCCAACGCCTTTACCGGCTATCGCGGACGCGAGGCGGTCGAGCAGATCGTCGCGCAGGTAGCCGAGGCTCTGCACTGCCCCGGAGACGAAGTGTTCGTGTCCTCGACCGGCGTGATCGGAGTGCCCTTGCCCAAGGACAAGGCGCGCGCCGGAGTGGCCGCGGTGCTCGAAGCTGAAAGCTGCGGCTGGGAAGAGGCGGCGAGCGCGATCGGGACGACCGACACTTTCACCAAGGGCGCGGCAGCGGCGGCTTTCATCGGAGACCAGCGAGTCGAGCTTGCCGGGATCATCAAGGGCAGCGGCATGATCGCGCCCGACATGGCGACGATGCTGGGTTATGTCTTTACCGATGCGGCGGTGGCTCCCGCCTTCCTGCAGGAGATGCTGTCGAAGGCAAATGAGGAGACGTTTTCCTGTATCACGGTCGATGGCGATACCTCGACCAGCGACACAGTCCTGCTGTTCGCAACTGGCAAGGCGGGCAATGCGCCGCTGACCTCATGGGACGACCCCGGCGCCGATGCCTTCTACGCTGCGCTGCATGATGTCTGCCGCGAACTCGCCCTGCTGGTCGTGCGCGACGGCGAAGGGGCGCAGAAATTCATCGAGATCGCGGTCACCGGGGCGGCGGACGACGCCAGCGCGCGCCGCGTCGGCCTGGCGATTGCCAACTCACCGCTGGTGAAGACCGCGATTGCCGGCGGCGATGCCAATTGGGGCCGCGTGGTCATGGCGGTGGGCAAGGCGGGCGAACCCGCCGATCGCGACAGATTGTCGATCGGCTTCGGCGGGACATGGGCGGCGCGCGATGGCCAGCCCGTCGCCGATTACGACGAGGCGCCGGTCGCCGCACATCTTGCCGGGCAGGACATTCGTATCGAGGTCGATATCGGCCTTGGCCGGGGCCGCGCGACCGTGTGGACCTGCGACCTCACGCATGGCTACATCTCGATCAACGCAGACTACCGCTCGTGA